One window from the genome of Vespula pensylvanica isolate Volc-1 chromosome 11, ASM1446617v1, whole genome shotgun sequence encodes:
- the LOC122633046 gene encoding mucin-17-like, with the protein MGARQSKRSVDITTTPKKEGIPSEGAVVGDAATPGDGKLERIEESDAKPTTNGIAYRTDVTEDKDKDKDEATEKDKEKQESEEVKSEDTKQESSGEPSAEGAEVTTPTEGNPASPNTVASPDSKEPKKKDKMRKKWSLRSISFSKKDKSKPTREETPKNGDVTKEEPLAEGGEDGDHAANSSAEDKSAVSSPSENETSSTPLSSAVEAKEESGAASATTTTTTTTTTVPAAAVATTPETAAPTATTTPPATSPVAEEKKEEPTPSAPTPVPLEDKKEEVEKVDAEKKVVEVSPDGGRSLADSIKVSVFRVQPVDTPSIIERKTSEDLPSQLPSSPPPTPIEPSPLQQAQQAAATAVTVTALAKALELPVEPVVDKDVTTEVNSTLPTILHQDPLEDAPESSLSTRVSNNDPLERSSPILSNLESTTIENIIIPVDVDSALLLTKDEPVGIVNKTDETVPVLTEPDKTNFRSKLETVKTDSKMLGNEATNVEDIPKSSKSISDNIVEDIETTEELETDVTKVEETQENVEIVSKAEKVPDEQADKFIEVVKEVIIETPSCEDIIKEDHEIIILEDVEDPNPSSVVSNPEGACNEHIIVEAKPAVVIPCEEVEEEEEEVDIIEEEVAEVKTTDSVEVIPKEEKIEAEPILSDTSLPVKDVLVEEMNELDVSSSIDVSIELIDHFITDTITVVEKLAGGGKDIIEIAEVESSVSLPISETKESLDELIPEQAHLLPPPPPPPSSLTSTTITEVASNEQLSKVQANESLEDLTNANELSSSSQKDTIVTTNVPTERQSPSHTTVTRITTPPPSSSPPPPLLPPSSIKEEDTSCRLQSESSEFPLPPPNEITTKSPPSSPRCNVSQTSSNLTEIDQTSIASPNPSNRSSTSIVSSTTTATNDCSQTLLHDDQTDRDLKTESVSQSLNSYNDSEVELKERLAQSLAETENQKETLSCRSLNDDVSTAFQENHQSTPEVENPVVEKTTVTNEVGTTESNVEEAPKVAPPAIPIEVPASPPSAPAITEDVASVTKAIEEIDISDKAVAAAVNEAIECNTNEIIADAHHQNNMNE; encoded by the exons caGGAATCCGAAGAAGTAAAGTCGGAGGATACGAAGCAAGAATCGTCTGGCGAACCTTCAGCAGAAGGTGCGGAGGTTACAACGCCTACGGAAGGCAATCCAGCCAGTCCCAACACCGTTGCTTCACCAGACAGCAAGgaacctaaaaaaaaagataag ATGAGGAAAAAGTGGTCCCTCAGGTCGATCAGCTTCAGCAAGAAGGACAAGAGCAAGCCGACTCGTGAGGAAACACCCAAGAATGGAGACGTCACTAAAGAAGAGCCGCTAGCAGAG GGCGGTGAAGATGGAGATCACGCAGCTAACAGTTCAGCGGAAGACAAATCTGCCGTAAGCAGTCCTTCGGAGAACGAAACCAGCAGTACGCCATTGTCATCCGCAGTAGAGGCTAAAGAAGAATCAGGAGCAGCAtcagcaacgacgacgacgacaacgacgacgacaacggtgccggcggcggcggtggcgacGACACCAGAAACAGCAGCACCAACAGCAACGACGACACCACCAGCAACTAGCCCGGTAgccgaggaaaagaaagaggaaccTACTCCCTCTGCCCCTACTCCCGTCCCTCTAGAGGATAAGAAAGAGGAGGTCGAAAAAGTCGACGCAGAGAAAAAAGTAGTCGAGGTCAGTCCAGACGGTGGTCGGTCCTTAGCGGACTCAATAAAAGTCTCCGTCTTCCGAGTCCAGCCAGTCGATACGCCGTCTATCATTGAGAGGAAAACCAGTGAGGATCTCCCGTCCCAACTCCCATCGAGTCCTCCACCAACTCCGATCGAACCGTCGCCCTTACAACAAGCTCAGCAGGCAGCGGCAACAGCTGTCACTGTTACAGCTCTAGCCAAAGCTTTAGAATTGCCTGTTGAGCCTGTTGTAGATAAGGACGTTACGACTGAAGTTAATTCCACGTTACCAACAATTTTACACCAAGACCCTCTAGAAGACGCTCCTGAATCGTCATTGTCCACCCGCGTTTCTAACAATGATCCACTCGAACGATCATCTCCAATTCTCTCGAACCTTGAATCAACAaccattgaaaatataataattcctGTCGACGTAGATTCCGCTCTGTTGCTTACAAAAGACGAACCTGTAGGTATCGTTAACAAGACTGATGAGACTGTTCCTGTACTGACGGAACCCGATAAGACTAACTTTCGCTCCAAACTCGAAACTGTTAAGACTGATTCAAAAATGTTGGGAAATGAAGCGACTAATGTCGAAGATATTCCTAAAAGTTCTAAAAGCATTTCCGATAACATTGTTGAGGATATCGAAACGACTGAGGAATTAGAGACTGACGTAACTAAGGTAGAAGAGACACAGGAAAATGTTGAAATTGTTAGCAAAGCTGAAAAAGTGCCGGACGAACAAGctgataaatttatcgaagttGTCAAGGAGGTTATTATCGAGACACCATCGTGCGAGGATATCATCAAGGAGGACCACGAGATAATCATTTTGGAAGATGTCGAGGATCCAAATCCGTCCAGTGTGGTTTCAAATCCTGAAGGAGCATGTAACGAGCATATTATTGTCGAAGCCAAACCAGCAGTAGTCATACCTTgcgaagaagtagaagaagaagaagaagaagtcgatATAATCGAGGAGGAGGTAGCCGAGGTAAAAACTACAGACTCCGTTGAAGTCATtccaaaagaagagaaaatcgaagcAGAACCGATATTGTCTGATACAAGCTTGCCGGTCAAAGATGTTCTTGTAGAAGAAATGAACGAATTAGATGTCTCGTCTTCCATCGATGTTAGTATAGAACTCATTGATCATTTTATAACGGATACGATAACTGTGGTCGAAAAACTTGCGGGTGGAGGAAAAGATATAATCGAGATCGCCGAAGTCGAGAGTTCAGTCTCTTTGCCGATATCAGAAACAAAAGAATCCTTAGACGAACTTATACCTGAACAAGCACATCTActaccaccgccaccgccaccgccatcATCGTTAACATCGACTACCATTACCGAAGTCGCTTCCAACGAGCAATTAAGTAAAGTACAAGCAAACGAATCTTTAGAAGACCTAACAAATGCCAATGAACTATCCTCCAGTTCACAAAAAGACACAATAGTAACGACAAACGTTCCCACGGAAAGACAGAGTCCGTCCCATACTACTGTTACGAGAATCacaacaccaccaccatcttcctcacctcctcctcctcttcttcctccctcttctaTCAAAGAGGAAGACACTTCTTGTCGACTTCAAAGTGAATCTTCTGAGTTCCCATTGCCGCCACCAAATGAAATTACAACAAAATCTCCTCCTTCCTCACCTCGATGTAATGTTAGTCAAACGTCCAGTAACCTAACAGAAATTGATCAAACGTCAATCGCAAGTCCAAATCCAAGTAACCGATCCAGTACAAGTATCGTGTCTAGCACTACAACAGCCACAAACGATTGCTCGCAAACATTGTTGCACGACGACCAGACCGATCGAGATTTGAAGACGGAGTCGGTGTCTCAGAGCCTCAATTCGTACAATGATTCAGAAGTTGAGTTGAAGGAGAGGTTAGCCCAATCCCTGGCGGAGACGGAAAACCAGAAGGAAACCTTATCGTGTCGATCGTTGAACGATGATGTCTCAACTGCCTTCCAGGAGAACCACCAG AGCACTCCGGAAGTCGAGAACCCAGTAGTGGAAAAGACCACCGTGACTAATGAAGTTGGTACGACAGAAAGTAACGTTGAGGAAGCTCCTAAGGTGGCACCACCAGCCATCCCGATCGAAGTTCCAGCTTCGCCGCCATCTGCACCGGCCATTACCGAAGATGTTGCTTCGGTCACTAAG GCCATCGAGGAAATCGACATTAGTGACAAAGCGGTTGCAGCAGCGGTTAACGAGGCCATTGAATGCAACACGAAC gAAATAATTGCCGACGCGCATCACCAAAACAACATGAACGAATAA